Genomic segment of Arcobacter sp. LA11:
TTGAAAATAAACTTGATATAAATAAAGAGATATTGGCAGTTAAAAATACAAGAAATATTACAAAAAGAGATATGAGGTTAAATGATTTTATTGGGGATATTGAAGTTGACCCTGAAACATATGATGTAAAAGTAAATGGCGAGATTATCGAATCACATTATATGACGGAACTTCCTATGGCTAAAAAATATTTCTTATTTTAGGATGAAAGAGTGATTAAAAAAGTAGTTGAAATAAAAAAAGATTTAGAGTGTGAAGATAGTGTTGAACTTGATTGGTTTGATATGCAAAAACCAAACTTGTCAGCTATTACAAAAGAGGGTGTAGAATTTATTGTAAAAGCGAAATATACTCATCTTCATGAAAATGATATTTTAGAGTGTGAAGATGGATATAAAATAAAAGTTTTAAAATCAGAAGATAGTATTTATACTTTAACTTTTAGTGACCATGTTACATTTGCAAGAATTGCATATGAGATAGGAAATCGACACCAACCTGTATGTATAGAAGATTATAAAATCACAATACTAGAGGATATATCAACAGCAGATATTATAAAGTCCTGTGAATCAATAAATAATGTTGAAGTTAAAAAGAGTAAAGGCCTTTTCAAACCAAATGGAAATGCTCATCACTCTCATTAAGAAGAAAAATGAATAATACAAAAGCACTTAGTAGATTTATACAGATACTTGATGGAGTATTTCCTTCTGGTGCCTTTGTTCACTCTTTTGGATTAGAACCACATATTGTTTTAGATGTTGTAAATGATAAAGATAGTTTAAAACAATTTCTTGAAAATATAATTGTAGACCAATATCAAAACCTTGAATTTGTAGTTGTTAAAAAAGTATTTAAACTTTTAGAGGAAAAAAAATTAAAATTTATCTTAAAAGAAGATATGAAATATGCTTCAATGCTGAGCTTTGAATATGCAAAAGCCTCTAAAGACTTAGGTGAAAATTATTTAAAACATATTGGGTTTGATATTAAAAAAAAGATTATACAAAACTATTTTGATGAGGTGAAATCTAAAAATAGCGTAGGAAATGAACTTTTTATTCTAAGTTCATATGCATATGAGTTAGATTTAGATATAGATACTTTTTTACTTTTATGGTGTAAAAAGTCTTTGATAAATATTGCAAGTGCAAGTCTAAAAATATCAAGAATAAAACCTTCCGAAATACAGCAGATTTTATTTGAATTTGATGAGATAATAGAAGAATCTATAAAAAATAGTTCCAAAAAGATGAGTAATTTTAATCCTCTGTTTGAAGAGGTAATTTTCTCGCATTTAAATTTAGAACCAAAAATGTTTGTAACATAGAATATAGGAAAAGAAATGAGTATAAAAATAGGAATAGCAGGACCAGTAGGAAGTGGAAAGACTTCTATAATAGAAAAACTAACAAATATGTTAAAAGATAAATATACACTTGGAATAGTTACAAATGATATATATACAACAGAAGATGCTAATTATCTAAAAAGTAAACTTGAACTTAATAGTGAACAAATCATAGGTGTTGAAACAGGTGGTTGTCCTCATACAGCTATTAGAGATGATATTTCAATGAATCAAAAAGCAGTAGAAGAGCTTGAAGAAAAATTCAACCCTGATATTATATTTGTAGAAAGTGGTGGAGATAATTTATCTGCAACATTTTCTTATGAGTTAGTTGATTACTATTTATATGTAATTGATGTAGCACAAGGTGCAGATATTCCTAGAAAAAAAGGTGCTGGACTTCTGTTTTCTGATCTTCTAATATCAAATAAAATTGATCTATGTCCTTATGTAAATGTTGATTTAGAAGCTTATAAAAAAGATGTACATATTAGTAGAAAAAATAAACCAAGTCTATTTCTAAGTAATCAAGATGAAAAAAGTTTTGAAAAATTGAAAGAGTGGATTTTGGCATTGTTATAGGAGTAGATATAAAAATTTAATGTTTTTTATTTAATCTTTTTTATTTAATCTTTTATGTAGAATAGTCCAATTTTTTACAAAAGGCTATTTATGAACTTAGAAAAACTATATGAGGATTTTTTTTTCACTGTAAATTTGAAAAAAATCTAAATAAAAAAACGCTTGATGCATATAAGACAGATTTAAATCAATTTTTAGAGTACGAAGATATAAAATCTGTAAAGATTAATTTAATAGATAAATATTTACTCAAAGAGTATATACAATATCTCTATTCTATAAATTTAAAACCAAGGTCAATAAAAAGAAAAATTGCAACACTAAAAGTATTTTTCAATTTTTTAGAATTTGAAGATATAATCAAATTAACACCTTTCCATAAACTAAAAATTTCTATAAAAGAATCTAAAGAACTTCCAAAAACAATAGAATCAAGAAATATCAGCAAACTATTTAAATATATTTATAAAAGAAGAAACCTAAATAAAGATATAAATTCCTTTTCATATAAAATATTAGTACGAGATATTGCTATTCTAGAAATTCTTTTTTCAACTGGACTTAGAGTATCAGAAGTAAGTTCTATCAAATCAAATAATATCAATATAAAAACAGGATATATAAAAGTTTTTGGGAAAGGTAGTAAAGAAAGAATCATCCATATTTGTAATAGTGAAATAAAAGAAATTTTAAGAGAATATGTATCTTTATTTAAAAATGAAATAGAAAAAAATGATTGGTTTTTTATAAATAGATTAGGAAATAGATTTTCAGAACAGTCAATAACTAATATGATAAAAAAATATCAAAAAAAATCAGGAATAATTCAAGAACTAACACCTCATATGTTTAGACACTCTTTTGCAACACTTCTTTTAGAAAAAGGAGTAGATATAAGA
This window contains:
- a CDS encoding urease accessory protein UreE is translated as MIKKVVEIKKDLECEDSVELDWFDMQKPNLSAITKEGVEFIVKAKYTHLHENDILECEDGYKIKVLKSEDSIYTLTFSDHVTFARIAYEIGNRHQPVCIEDYKITILEDISTADIIKSCESINNVEVKKSKGLFKPNGNAHHSH
- a CDS encoding urease accessory protein UreF; this translates as MNNTKALSRFIQILDGVFPSGAFVHSFGLEPHIVLDVVNDKDSLKQFLENIIVDQYQNLEFVVVKKVFKLLEEKKLKFILKEDMKYASMLSFEYAKASKDLGENYLKHIGFDIKKKIIQNYFDEVKSKNSVGNELFILSSYAYELDLDIDTFLLLWCKKSLINIASASLKISRIKPSEIQQILFEFDEIIEESIKNSSKKMSNFNPLFEEVIFSHLNLEPKMFVT
- the ureG gene encoding urease accessory protein UreG; the protein is MSIKIGIAGPVGSGKTSIIEKLTNMLKDKYTLGIVTNDIYTTEDANYLKSKLELNSEQIIGVETGGCPHTAIRDDISMNQKAVEELEEKFNPDIIFVESGGDNLSATFSYELVDYYLYVIDVAQGADIPRKKGAGLLFSDLLISNKIDLCPYVNVDLEAYKKDVHISRKNKPSLFLSNQDEKSFEKLKEWILALL
- a CDS encoding tyrosine-type recombinase/integrase, producing the protein MKESKELPKTIESRNISKLFKYIYKRRNLNKDINSFSYKILVRDIAILEILFSTGLRVSEVSSIKSNNINIKTGYIKVFGKGSKERIIHICNSEIKEILREYVSLFKNEIEKNDWFFINRLGNRFSEQSITNMIKKYQKKSGIIQELTPHMFRHSFATLLLEKGVDIRYIQNFLGHASISTTQIYTQVNEVHKKKILRTKHPRMELNFLD